A single Anopheles arabiensis isolate DONGOLA chromosome X, AaraD3, whole genome shotgun sequence DNA region contains:
- the LOC120905790 gene encoding LOW QUALITY PROTEIN: eukaryotic translation initiation factor 4B (The sequence of the model RefSeq protein was modified relative to this genomic sequence to represent the inferred CDS: inserted 2 bases in 2 codons) gives MATVSGKKGKKVKKNNKLSLGEFLTDGNTAVPNQVQVAVPVKLDWADDVDDDDDYRVRTQVIALPTAPRASRILNDDSIPTSPPFSVYVSNLPYDINENDLYDIFENVEIVSMTLPRDDSETWRLRGFGYIEFATRNDLMEVLAMPEPMARNRRIRIGLYNESDNKRRNNRYDNFTSGDSDRPSSGGNWRDRPDSGASRPMGDRDGGGMRRPYSSGGGGGGYGRDRDRDDRERPAGDGGGNWRLGERPAPQSPRAXRSYDRDREGGGRDGGDRGNVFRRGPDSGRGPIGGAGGGGGGIMRRDPEVPMERPKLVLQPRTLPLPELPKPAVESDDESERGGRGGSDEQPAEAAEPPKPRPTPXPAAKVFGDAKPVDTAAREREIEERLRQQEEELRRKREAEAAEERSKREAEKENLPEGGGEQQPAENDGKGAAAVEGVKPAVRGTSATRDQQQQQPIANWRVRSAASEEEKGKPKAGEEDRIQSPARKLGPSGKFNSNRRTADDRRTDNRDHRDNRGLNRPSYNGTGHNRDNERGGRDRGQPPRDTNRNGDGKERRDAPKPADKEREGVPKPLEERMPKFQEPTGPNLQMKNTFEGLSADEIDD, from the exons gaaaaaagggtaaaaaggtgaaaaaaaacaacaagctgtcCCTGGGTGAGTTTCTTACCGATGGGAACACGGCGGTGCCGAACCAGGTGCAGGTGGCGGTGCCAGTGAAGCTCGACTGGGCCGATGAcgtggacgacgacgatgactaTCGGGTGCGCACGCAGGTGATCGCGCTGCCGACGGCGCCGCGCGCCAGCCGCATCCTGAACGACGACTCGATACCCACCAGCCCGCCGTTCTCGGTCTACGTCTCCAACCTGCCGTACGACATCAACGAGAACGATCTGTACGACATCTTCGAGAACGTGGAGATCGTGTCGATGACGTTGCCGCGCGACGACAGCGAAACCTGGCGGCTGCGCGGCTTCGGCTACATCGAGTTCGCGACGCGCAACGACCTGATGGAGGTGCTGGCGATGCCGGAACCGATGGCGCGCAACCGGCGCATCCGCATCGGTCTGTACAACGAGAGCGACAACAAGCGGCGAAACAATCGGTACGACAACTTCACGTCCGGCGACAGCGACCGCCCGTCGTCCGGCGGGAACTGGCGCGACCGTCCCGACTCGGGAGCATCGCGCCCGATGGGCGACCGGGACGGCGGGGGCATGCGCCGCCCGTACAGCAGTGGCGGGGGCGGCGGTGGCTACGGGCGCGACCGGGACCGGGACGATCGGGAGCGGCCGGCCGGCGATGGCGGCGGCAACTGGCGGCTGGGCGAGCGGCCGGCGCCCCAGTCGCCGCGGG CCCGCAGCTATGATCGTGACCGCGAGGGCGGTGGCCGGGACGGCGGCGACCGTGGCAACGTGTTTCGCCGGGGGCCGGACAGTGGTCGCGGCCCGATCGGTGGtgctggcggcggcggcggcggtatCATGAGACGCGATCCGGAAGTGCCGATGGAGCGACCGAAGCTGGTGCTGCAGCCGCGCACCCTACCCCTGCCGGAGCTGCCGAAGCCGGCGGTCGAGTCGGACGACGAGTCGGAGCGGGGCGGGCGCGGGGGCAGCGACGAGCAGCCGGCGGAGGCGGCGGAACCGCCGAAGCCGCGCCCGACCC TCCCGGCGGCGAAGGTGTTCGGCGACGCGAAACCGGTCGACACGGCGGCCCGCGAGCGCGAGATCGAGGAGCGGTTACggcagcaggaggaggagctgCGCCGCAAGCGGGAGGCCGAGGCGGCCGAGGAGCGCAGCAAGCGGGAAGCCGAAAAGGAGAACCTCCCGGAGGGGGGCGGCGAGCAGCAGCCGGCCGAAAACGATGGCAAGGgtgcggcggcggtggagggCGTGAAGCCGGCGGTCCGTGGTACCAGCGCTACCcgcgaccagcagcagcagcagccgattgCCAACTGGCGGGTGCGCAGTGCCGCCAGCGAGGAGGAGAAAGGTAAACCGAAGGCGGGGGAGGAGGACCGCATCCAGTCGCCCGCGCGGAAGCTGGGCCCGAGCGGAAAGTTTAACAGTAACAGACGCACCGCGG ACGATCGCCGAACGGACAATCGAGATCATCGGGATAACCGTGGCTTGAATCGCCCATCTTACAACGGAACTGGCCACAATCG CGACAACGAGCGTGGTGGACGTGACCGAGGCCAGCCGCCCCGCGACACTAACCGCAACGGCGACGGCAAGGAGCGGCGCGACGCACCGAAACCGGCCGATAAGGAGAGGGAAGGCGTACCGAAACCACTGGAGGAGCGAATGCCCAAGTTCCAAGAGCCTACTGGACCG AATCTTCAGATGAAGAACACTTTCGAAGGATTGTCAGCGGATGAAATTGATGACtga
- the LOC120905835 gene encoding mucin-19-like: MLCSPGASAGAADASTDAAWWSPGKGRMDVGRTSATTGERSPGDGPRTAAPGCRNEFDKATSASFSGAEASITVHDVCNKSGGSGSSNGGSGRHHDSSGGCGGQFSSGARSHVAPGSCSGGGTAAAATPAGAPAAVRQHQPTSIISPKKPCDYSSIISVRSSSSNSNRGGGGGGGRPYGPPSYGGGPGSTTPTTTTNTALSTALSPPTPPPSLLLPDIDWTNETCLGGAGTDHDFTNTIVDGPASHHLWLRSPTASSSSSNITDTELERSLDEYQHVRGMGPARTALETSIDCANLLDELQVELAQPALALSSPVSLHEEIEQLSSAFDCDASNHLVSTVTAAPASAAAAAAALPFLGLAADDTEPISLNILKWLQEDISTGLLPEQQPPPQPSPAQDLFEHSLDQIHNITGLARLGNKATAAASRRFGATNATTAAVTNTTTTTTTTTHSADPQRDHNYFAMKRRLQQEEEEEVEAQEEEEQEEISRSKTSKVPRLASDEGRWAAAGESTIFSAPPATNTICKQLHQQQQQQQQQTANAMGRKLSSLASRKAATLAINVSHKTSEAAPAHSTINGQALAALLQTTTTTTTTTTTPSTYEPSLRVPPLAAAATLNTPDLTNDILDLEDEKFDLLSFIDTNDESLEFNPYHATVEEKPTLELLASPAAITPAGRTRTILAPKQPSQKKEGGSDAERQICQLLTLDSLRQLTSAAEDVANRAGGTSASPTGSSSQHHSGSIGRRTNASSSACSIGSRSSASSVCGDSGSDVSSSTTNTTAKTPKRRGRPPKQAGTVRDRSQYQHLSEADWRYREQRDKNNEASRKSRINRKDRELKLELEADRLSAQHQKLSYEERRLQQDCQRWRKAVMKLALL, from the exons ATGCTGTGCTCGCCGGGGGCGTCGGCTGGCGCGGCCGACGCCAGCACCGACGCGGCCTGGTGGTCGCCGGGAAAGGGCCGGATGGACGTGGGGCGCACCAGCGCTACAACAGGTGAACGGTCGCCGGGCGACGGGCCACGGACGGCAGCACCCGGCTGCCGGAATGAGTTTGACAAAGCAACCAGCGCGAGCTTCAGTGGTGCTGAGGCGAGCATAACTGTACACGACGTATGTAATAagagcggcggcagcggcagcagcaacggcggcagcggccgccACCACGACAGTagcggcggctgcggcggccAATTTTCTAGCGGAGCACGGAGCCATGTGGCCCCGGGCAGCTGCAGCGGTGGTGGGACCGCTGCAGCCGCCACTCCCGCCGGTGCGCCCGCAGCAGTGCGGCAGCACCAGCCCACCAGCATCATCTCCCCCAAGAAACCGTGCGACTACAGTAGCATCATTAGCGTTAGAAGCAGTAGCAGTAATAGCAAtcgaggcggcggcggcggcggcggccggccATACGGCCCACCGTCGTACGGTGGCGGTCCGGGGTCCaccacccccaccaccaccaccaacaccgcccTATCCACAGCCCtgtcaccaccaacaccaccaccctcaCTACTACTACCGGACATCGACTGGACGAACGAGACGTGCCTGGGAGGTGCCGGGACCGATCACGACTTTACCAACACGATCGTCGACGGGCCCGCTAGCCACCATCTCTGGCTGCGTTCGCcgaccgccagcagcagcagcagcaacatcaccgACACCGAGCTCGAGCGCAGCCTGGACGAGTACCAGCATGTCCGGGGCATGGGGCCGGCCCGTACCGCGCTCGAGACGAGCATCGACTGCGCGAACCTGCTCGACGAGCTGCAGGTCGAGCTGGCGCAGCCGGCCCTCGCCCTCAGCTCGCCCGTGTCGCTGCACGAGGAGATCGAGCAGCTGTCGAGCGCGTTCGACTGCGACGCCTCCAACCATCTGGTGTCGACGGTCACGGCCGCGCCGGcgtccgccgccgccgccgccgccgccctcCCATTTCTCGGGCTGGCCGCCGACGACACCGAACCGATCTCGCTCAACATACTCAAGTGGCTGCAGGAGGACATCTCGACCGGGCTGCTACCGGAGCAGCAACCGCCTCCACAACCATCGCCCGCCCAGGACCTGTTCGAGCACAGCCTCGACCAAATACACAACATCACCGGGCTTGCCCGGCTCGGCAACAAGGCGACAGCGGCGGCGAGTCGACGTTTCGGTGCTACCAacgctactactgctgctgtaacgaacacgacgacgaccacaacgacgacgacgcacaGTGCGGATCCGCAGCGCGACCACAACTACTTCGCCATGAAGCGACGCCTCCagcaggaggaagaggaggaggtggaggcacaggaggaggaggagcaggaggagatTAGCCGCAGCAAGACCAGCAAGGTGCCCCGGCTCGCCAGCGACGAAGGTCGTTGGGCGGCGGCCGGCGAGAGCACCATCTTCTCAGCGCCACCCGCCACCAATACGATCTGCAAACAgcttcatcaacaacaacaacaacaacaacaacagacggCGAACGCAATGGGCAGGAAGCTGTCCTCCCTTGCCAGCCGCAAGGCGGCCACACTCGCCATCAACGTGAGCCACAAGACGAGCGAAGCGGCTCCGGCACACTCCACCATCAATGGGCAGGCGCTGGCAGCACTGCtgcagacgacgacgacgacgactactaCGACCACGACGCCCAGTACCTACGAGCCGTCGCTACGCGTGCCGCCGCTAGCAGCGGCCGCCACACTCAACACGCCCGACCTCACCAACGACATACTGGATTTGGAAGATGAAAAGTTTGATCTGCTGTCGTTCATCGACACCAATGAC gaatCGTTAGAATTTAACCCCTACCACGCGACCGTCGAGGAGAAGCCGACGCTAGAGCTGCTGGCGTCGCCGGCCGCCATTACGCCGGCGGGACGGACGCGCACCATCCTCGCGCCGAAGCAGCCATCGCAGAAGAAGGAGGGAGGCAGCGATGCCGAGCGGCAGATCTGCCAGCTGCTGACGCTGGACAGCCTGCGGCAGCTGACGAGCGCCGCCGAGGATGTGGCGAACCGTGCCGGCGGCACCAGCGCGTCCCctaccggcagcagcagccagcaccACAGCGGCAGCATCGGGCGGCGTACCAATGCGAGCAGCAGCGCGTGCAGCATCGGTTCCCGCTCGTCCGCGTCGTCCGTGTGCGGCGACTCGGGCTCGGACGTCTCTtccagcaccaccaacaccaccgccaAGACGCCGAAGCGGCGGGGCCGCCCGCCCAAGCAGGCCGGCACCGTGCGGGACCGGTCGCAGTACCAGCATCTGAGCGAGGCCGACTGGCGCTACCGGGAGCAGCGGGACAAGAACAACGAGGCGTCCCGGAAGTCGCGCATCAACCGGAAGGACCGCGAGCTGAAGCTGGAGCTGGAGGCGGACCGGCTGAGCGCCCAGCACCAGAAGCTGTCGTACGAGGAGCGCCGCCTGCAGCAGGACTGCCAGCGGTGGCGCAAGGCGGTCATGAAGCTGGCCCTGCTGTAA